One stretch of Paenibacillus sp. FSL R5-0341 DNA includes these proteins:
- the mreC gene encoding rod shape-determining protein MreC, with protein MFELFKLLGNKRLFVLLVGLVTFIALMGFTLSPRTTLSWPEKFLKDSVGFVQYVFYKPASYVAGFFKDVANMRTVYEENEELRIAMGHYTRDRLKYNDMEQVNEQLQKALNFTEEQKNRYNYGSRIAQVISANSDPNSRTINIDIGENAGIKPGMAVTSQEGLVGVISHVSSYTSTVNLLTSMDANDPTSNAIAATAVGKEKVFGMIESYDPKTGMLKMTKISEDSDIQKGDEIISSGIINNFPKYMRIGEVKSVEKSEYGLTQTATIDPYASFLDWKELIVIIPPEVKE; from the coding sequence GTGTTCGAACTGTTTAAACTGCTAGGCAACAAAAGACTTTTTGTTTTGCTGGTGGGCCTTGTTACATTTATCGCGTTAATGGGCTTTACGCTCAGTCCGCGAACCACTCTATCCTGGCCGGAGAAATTCCTGAAGGATTCAGTTGGATTTGTACAATACGTATTTTACAAGCCCGCTTCCTATGTAGCGGGCTTTTTCAAAGATGTAGCGAACATGCGTACGGTATATGAAGAGAATGAAGAGCTTCGTATCGCGATGGGGCACTATACCCGAGATCGGCTGAAGTACAATGATATGGAGCAAGTGAATGAGCAGCTTCAGAAAGCGCTCAATTTCACCGAAGAACAGAAGAATCGGTATAATTATGGTTCACGAATTGCTCAGGTTATCAGTGCCAATTCCGATCCAAACAGCAGAACCATTAACATTGATATCGGTGAAAATGCGGGAATTAAGCCTGGGATGGCCGTTACCTCGCAGGAAGGGCTGGTCGGCGTAATTAGTCATGTCAGCTCATATACATCAACGGTTAATCTGTTAACGTCCATGGACGCCAATGATCCAACATCCAATGCCATCGCAGCAACGGCAGTAGGTAAGGAGAAAGTGTTTGGTATGATTGAGAGCTACGATCCGAAGACGGGCATGCTCAAAATGACCAAGATTTCAGAGGATTCTGACATCCAAAAGGGTGATGAGATCATCTCTTCAGGGATCATCAATAACTTTCCCAAGTATATGCGGATTGGCGAAGTTAAGAGTGTAGAGAAAAGTGAATATGGTTTAACGCAAACAGCTACAATTGACCCGTATGCAAGCTTCCTTGACTGGAAAGAGCTGATTGTCATTATCCCGCCTGAGGTAAAAGAATAA
- a CDS encoding rod shape-determining protein has product MFGGFTKDLGIDLGTANTLVYVRGKGIVVREPSVVAIRTDTKSIEAVGEAAKKMIGRTPGNIRAIRPMKDGVIADFDTTATMIKYFIREAQKQRSMFQRHPNVMVCVPSGITAVEQRAVEDATKQAGAREAYTIEEPFAAAIGADLPVWEPTGSMVVDIGGGTTEVAVISLGGIVTSRSVRVAGDEMDESVIQYIKRQYNLMIGERTSEQLKMDIGSAMPLEQVETMEIRGRDLVTGLPKTITITSDEISEALADTVNAIVEAVKVTLEKCPPELAADIMDRGIVLTGGGALLRNLDKLLAGETGMPVIVAENPLDCVAIGTGKALENIHLFKSRSSSAVRSKR; this is encoded by the coding sequence ATGTTTGGTGGTTTTACGAAAGATTTGGGTATTGACTTGGGGACAGCAAATACGTTGGTTTATGTACGAGGAAAAGGAATTGTGGTGCGGGAACCTTCCGTTGTCGCTATACGGACAGATACAAAAAGCATCGAGGCAGTAGGTGAAGCCGCCAAAAAAATGATTGGTCGTACACCAGGTAACATTCGTGCCATTCGTCCAATGAAAGATGGCGTTATTGCCGATTTTGATACAACGGCAACGATGATCAAATATTTCATCCGTGAGGCGCAAAAACAACGCTCCATGTTCCAGCGTCATCCAAATGTGATGGTATGTGTACCATCCGGGATTACGGCAGTAGAACAACGCGCGGTTGAAGATGCAACCAAACAGGCTGGAGCACGTGAAGCCTATACGATTGAAGAGCCTTTTGCAGCTGCAATTGGTGCAGATCTGCCTGTATGGGAACCAACGGGTAGTATGGTTGTCGATATTGGTGGAGGTACAACGGAAGTGGCTGTCATCTCTCTTGGCGGTATTGTAACGAGCCGTTCGGTTCGTGTAGCGGGTGACGAGATGGATGAATCCGTTATCCAGTACATCAAACGCCAATACAATTTGATGATCGGTGAGCGTACTTCAGAGCAATTGAAGATGGACATCGGATCAGCAATGCCACTGGAGCAAGTAGAAACGATGGAAATTCGTGGACGTGACCTCGTTACAGGTCTGCCGAAGACGATCACGATTACTTCGGACGAGATCAGCGAAGCGCTGGCTGATACCGTGAATGCGATTGTTGAAGCGGTAAAAGTAACACTCGAAAAATGCCCGCCTGAACTTGCAGCCGATATCATGGACCGCGGTATCGTTCTTACAGGTGGTGGAGCACTGCTCCGCAATCTGGACAAGCTTCTTGCTGGTGAGACAGGAATGCCTGTCATTGTGGCTGAGAACCCGTTGGATTGTGTAGCGATCGGAACAGGTAAAGCGCTAGAGAATATTCATTTGTTCAAAAGCAGAAGCAGTTCGGCAGTTCGTTCCAAACGTTAA